From the genome of Aspergillus chevalieri M1 DNA, chromosome 8, nearly complete sequence, one region includes:
- a CDS encoding GNAT family N-acetyltransferase (COG:K;~EggNog:ENOG410PHBZ;~InterPro:IPR000182,IPR016181;~PFAM:PF00583;~go_function: GO:0008080 - N-acetyltransferase activity [Evidence IEA]) has translation MPALLEDPQNHIPPPATALKQAPLLKPRQTTLPKASNAPVTLYPITNGPDCLPADLIKYLHAEFSAEIERGATYPMEEPMELEKFAGYWFGTFAVVALLGEEGKIREGRDWKRECLGTFYIKPNYPGRCSHVCNAGFLTTNAARNKGVGIVMGETYLEYAPKLGYKYSVFNLVFENNTASVKIWEKLGFKVIGRVPGCARLANSEELVDALIIGRELV, from the exons atgCCCGCCCTCCTAGAAGACCCCCAAAACCACATCCCCCCACCCGCAACAGCCCTCAAACAAGCCCCCCTCCTAAAACCCCGCCAAACAACCCTCCCCAAAGCCAGCAACGCCCCCGTAACCCTCTACCCCATCACCAACGGCCCTGACTGCCTCCCAGCCGATCTAATCAAGTATCTGCACGCCGAGTTCTCAGCGGAGATCGAGCGCGGGGCGACATATCCGATGGAAGAGCCCATGGAGCTGGAAAAGTTTGCGGGGTATTGGTTTGGGACATTCGCTGTTGTTGCGCTGCTGGGTGAGGAGGGGAAGATTagggaggggagggattGGAAGAGGGAGTGCTTGGGGACGTTCTATATTAAGCCGAATTATCCTG GACGATGCTCACATGTGTGTAATGCGGGGTTCCTGACGACCAATGCGGCCAGGAATAAGGGTGTTGGGATTGTTATGGGCGAGACATATCTGGAGTATGCACCGAAGTTG GGCTACAAATACTCCGTCTTCAACCTCGTCTTCGAAAACAATACCGCCTCCGTCAAAATCTGGGAAAAACTCGGGTTCAAGGTTATCGGGCGAGTCCCCGGGTGTGCACGACTTGCTAACAGCGAGGAATTGGTCGATGCGTTGATTATTGGGCGGGAGTTGGTTTAG
- a CDS encoding uncharacterized protein (COG:S;~EggNog:ENOG410PX6K): protein MSEKQGLLPPPPPPPPPSPPSNPSTKISPYVQNLLSAPPSYLSQLPNQSPMPPPRQAHEEPILWPACIEGYECKLWGQYPALLDVQEPSSGPASVIEGAAYRVQTVKDGARLAEYETGSYRAKACVIRYTDGQEPKEEMGHAFKFVGDEREISEGEFDMRVWLRMMGRRGAVERLDEKRVGGTGTGSG, encoded by the exons ATGTCTGAAAAACAAGGGTtgcttcctcctcctcctcctcctcctcctccatcaCCCCCCTCAAACCCATCCACCAAAATCTCCCCCTACGTCCAAAACCTCCTCTCCGCACCTCCGTCCTACCTCTCCCAGCTCCCAAACCAGTCTCCAATGCCCCCGCCCCGACAGGCCC ATGAGGAGCCGATACTCTGGCCTGCGTGTATCGAGGGGTACGAGTGTAAGTTGTGGGGGCAGTATCCGGCTTTGCTGGATGTGCAGGAACCTAGTTCCGGGCCTGCGAGCGTTATCGAAGGCGCGGCGTATCGAGTGCAGACTGTGAAAGACGGAGCGAGACTTGCGGAGTATGAGACGGGGAGTTATCGTGCTAAGGCTTGTGTTATTAGATATACTGATGGACAGGAACCCAAGGAGGAAATGGGACATGCTTTTAAGTTTGTGGGGGATGAGAGGGAGATTAGTGAGGGGGAGTTTGATATGAGAGTCTGGCTGCGGATGATGGGGAGGAGAGGTGCTGTGGAGAGGTTGGATGAGAAGAGGGTTGGTGGTACTGGTACTGGTAGTGGGTGA
- a CDS encoding putative HIT finger domain protein (COG:S;~EggNog:ENOG410PW5K;~InterPro:IPR039723,IPR007529;~PFAM:PF04438;~go_process: GO:0006338 - chromatin remodeling [Evidence IEA];~go_process: GO:0043486 - histone exchange [Evidence IEA]), which yields MYHIELLPNSTSHITPGWTYVPDRGFDPAKAAITPAIGRKRGIRDPGGRGDLSSRENNAIIRHLAELDRENHRDVQIPIPVKQKEPAGRGTRGKTTTNTRRILQSQKTFRNHLDDEEAHLSQTAQTTASSAPPRLSVSSKMTKPSARRSSTPMTTPKAESTAKQRKQSSATEQQQQQQQQPQQSETPAETPKPDTPAEPIADTETEPPAKKQRLIPSEYDNDPLLRSRIPSAPSERIMQALLSEPPLSYNAARAGPPVTKKAPRFFCCICGYWGKIRCRNCHVRMCGLGCYKVHEDSRCGAFL from the exons ATGTATCACATAGAACTCCTCCCAAACTCAACAAGCCACATCACACCAGGATGGACCTACGTCCCGGATCGAGGCTTTGACCCAGCGAAAGCAGCCATCACACCGGCGATCGGCAGAAAGCGCGGGATTCGGGATCCAGGTGGTCGTGGTGATCTCTCGTCGAGGGAGAATAATGCGATTATAAGACATTTGGCGGAGTTGGATCGTGAGAATCATAGGGATGTGCAAATTCCTATTCCGGTGAAGCAGAAGGAGCCGGCGGGGAGAG GCACGAGAGGGAAAACGACGACGAATACGAGGCGGATTTTACAATCTCAGAAGACGTTTCGGAATCAccttgatgatgaagaggcgCATTTGTCGCAGACCGCGCAGACTACGGCCAGCAGCGCGCCTCCGCGTCTTAGTGTCAGCAGCAAAATGACGAAACCATCTGCGCGAAGAAGTTCAACGCCTATGACGACGCCAAAGGCAGAGTCTACAGCAAAACAACGAAAACAATCCTCCGCCAccgagcagcagcagcagcagcaacaacaacctcaGCAGTCAGAAACACCAGCAGAGACACCGAAACCAGACACACCCGCCGAACCTATCGCAGACACAGAAACAGAACCTCCCGCGAAAAAGCAACGGCTTATCCCCTCCGAGTACGACAACGACCCCCTCCTCCGCTCACGTATCCCATCCGCACCCTCAGAGCGTATAATGCAGGCACTTTTGTCCGAACCACCGCTAAGCTACAACGCCGCACGCGCTGGGCCGCCGGTGACGAAGAAGGCGCCACGGTTTTTCTGTTGTATATGTGGGTATTGGGGGAAGATACGGTGTCGGAATTGTCATGTGCGAATGTGTGGGTTGGGGTGTTATAAGGTGCATGAGGATTCAAGGTGTGGCGCTTTTCTTTAA
- a CDS encoding uncharacterized protein (COG:S;~EggNog:ENOG410PQQF;~TransMembrane:1 (o48-71i)): protein MLPRTPILSLLRNAAKPVTAPTPARYFSTSPALKNTGSTLPAKKPVGAFRGGVLGFLAGSVTAGTLVYYYILQEYRTANEMLSEDIYVCSPLSLFLRGSAFSHSPYPERGCPVFWSTDGFSF, encoded by the exons ATGCTCCCTCGCACACCAATCCTTTCGCTGTTGCGGAACGCAGCAAAGCCCGTGACTGCGCCAACTCCAGCGCGGTACTTCTCGACCTCCCCAGCTCTTAAGAATACGGGCTCGACACTGCCGGCTAAAAAGCCTGTTGGAGCTTTCCGCGGGGG GGTGCTGGGCTTCCTTGCTGGGTCTGTGACTGCTGGAACGCTTGTTTATTATTACATCTTGCAAGAGTATCGGACGGCTAATGAGATGCTGTCGGAAGATATTTATGTATGTTCTCCCCTTTCCTTGTTCCTCCGGGGAAGTGCTTTCTCGCACTCTCCCTACCCTGAGAGAGGATGCCCTGTCTTTTGGAGTACGGACGGCTTCTCTTTTTAA
- the DOP1 gene encoding cellular morphogenesis regulator DopA (BUSCO:EOG092605QM;~COG:K;~EggNog:ENOG410PHZ3;~InterPro:IPR016024,IPR040314,IPR007249;~PFAM:PF04118;~TransMembrane:2 (o567-585i1115-1136o);~go_process: GO:0006895 - Golgi to endosome transport [Evidence IEA]), with the protein MSLDPSAFPRSISPASSDSSLTRSRLRGKEDDLKKNKNYRRYASSVERALSLFDTALQEWADYISFLSRLLKALQAHPPELPVVPHKVLVSKRLSQCLNPTLPSGVHQKALEVYTYVFGLIKSEGLSHDLPLYLPGIAPTLTFASLTVRPLFLSLVETYMCPLEPWAIRPALKAILLALLPGLEEETSDDFDPTLRLINKFRDVAGQMDTQKSEAETGVNGQYFWQCLFLASITSPSRRSGVLAYLNRYLPKLGVTGRRPSVAETGDSVDMSPDMLAAANSVIHPEPGLLIRCFASGLSDDQVLVQRNFLDLLVTHLPLSSPVLQSRITKDDLQRLIIAAVGVVARRDMSLNRRLWAWLLGPEPANERLSFEGRNSISDNPKQVPDSREITQSEYFNRFGLQSLVKGLLGMIEKDLRSPSERSRPFRMSLSLMDRWEVGGYIVPTVFLPIMKNVQAFETTAPKGHFDEVFRSASAFFDGVESGAIFSELLELVDWKAGDLENQQDKALANLKLANFILENFNVREEDMVLVHVPLLALSVLVKMNQLSALPGNRPMTRSQRQSTSSLLIRTINNLVGLLIERAFLNKSSHERRVSNAKQTSGAGHEDILNRIHAFYDKSKNSLDLPQLPFLPKQMSELIVREAHELAISSLESHENIFPIQERVNLLIALLKKVPKSRVLRDRRFYLAVCNRMQMNQDGATPASFSIVSSVTSALTSLYFIHSPGYYVSYEDISDLIPILVTQLWRFLSPSSPKFHVEAVRCLWHLHSVSWQDHLVEASITSLMIGSLQSLSYHVSSEEQAGRYFVLWNHSHHGTYELPPKQVNDVGKSSFSYHSSILERPLFIILDLLSQGASEASQAVQMWLHDLPSIHKVFRIVISKLDALFLRAAHNAIEGQNLAVSADDYKECNYLIQTISEIISALSPNAWMTLLHHTLDDKNNNASSEEYTEGKNVHSTIFNATLKVVGGQRPSGSQPNAEEVRLQQTSLSVMRQLLLGPGAENLADSGVDTFLVEQLVLVLERGGSVVVQGAIIDALLAALKVRFAQAYLPLPPPRPKHQRTNSRDRLTSPSLLSFTSDKADKGHSAPALPQPPEQLMECLLKGISSPNSREILDKWILLLCEVLVPLYSSSMFHILMKLVECFCKEIKSSYENLQVAFKQTENWPEDRAEHVTIALLTGLETCIGAAHDRLLVEESHPPITKSPDASQGFFGNMVSGVFTSDASQTRTSAANNRLTVLLCFQDAVRLCFSIWSWGASERNGPPHDSESMASFQYTSLRMRNRSRRILEHLFTAEALECLETLVEMWTKSDAGNSSLIFDLLHTLDGSRPKIAIPAIFNAIYTRTNPNALDPSRKSALASNITENDLAAFMVTYARSLDDDVLDEIWADCTTFLRDVLSNPFPHRQILPRLVEFAAILGTKLENTNFGDNRRMRKELGDVLLRLLTAVFTSKPFSSDSGHTRKISRDYDGISATNVGPDDMLSILAISMPAFTTTLGDPDRISTATTGISSNVIGPILRSRLFPNNVNRSVLILLQHIAKVPAAAKSWKKDIADAFNDHRFFSSQVDLVKDGWMNLLRQWVIADKDRISELLARLPPPSTAGLMFGVGASAARLEADRKAQLNLRRTALLILCANDDYFAGELPGLLHKLEDLLAATSSSSPSSATRAEIFMVLRALALKTSTTTLIPFWPLINTELQEALSAVPAGQNQELYNPYSMLQACKLLDTMLVLAPDDFQLLEWLFVTDTIDAVYPPERWEPIALADEVSQSLSAQSASSPTSPVDATEFNNGTRQPWLTSDWIRETAKDEIVERVLRPFFDRLSIHAFESTYGMSSPDLDVCRDDLLADLFNESTMAN; encoded by the exons ATGAGCCTTGATCCGAGCGCGTTCCCGAGGTCGATTTCTCCTGCCAGCTCCGACAGCTCTCTTACGCGCTCCCGACTACGAGGAAAGGAAG ATGACTTGAAGAAAAACAAGAACTACCGCCGTTATGCGTCCAGCGTCGAACGGGCCCTGTCGCTGTTCGATACAGCGTTGCAGGAATGGGCAGATTACATCTCGTTCCTCAGTCGCCTTTTGAAG GCGCTGCAAGCACACCCTCCTGAACTACCGGTTGTCCCTCACAAGGTGTTGGTATCGAAGCGGCTCTCCCAATGCTTGAACCCGACCCTACCGTCTGGCGTACACCAGAAGGCGCTCGAAGTATACACATATGTATTTGGGCTGATAAAG TCCGAAGGCTTGTCGCACGACCTACCTCTGTACCTACCAGGCATCGCGCCCACCTTAACGTTCGCCTCACTTACCGTTCGACCATTGTTCCTTTCTTTGGTGGAGACATACATGTGCCCGCTTGAACCATGGGCGATTCGACCGGCGTTGAAGGCAATCTTGTTGGCCCTCCTGCCGGGACTCGAGGAGGAAACAAGTGACGACTTCGACCCCACGTTACGGCTTATCAACAAATTCCGCGATGTTGCTGGCCAGATGGATACGCAAAAATCTGAAGCAGAGACAGGAGTCAACGGCCAGTATTTTTGGCAATGTCTTTTCCTCGCATCGATCACCAGCCCCAGCAGACGGTCCGGTGTTCTGGCCTATTTAAACCGTTATTTACCCAAACTAGGCGTCACTGGCCGCAGGCCCAGTGTGGCGGAAACGGGGGATTCCGTTGACATGTCCCCGGACATGCTCGCCGCAGCTAATTCTGTCATCCACCCGGAACCCGGCTTGCTGATTCGATGTTTCGCATCCGGCTTGTCTGATGATCAAGTTCTCGTCCAAAGAAACTTCCTCGACCTGTTGGTGACTCACCTTCCATTAAGCTCACCAGTCTTACAGTCGCGGATTACGAAAGACGATCTCCAGCGATTGATAATTGCAGCCGTGGGCGTTGTCGCTCGGCGTGATATGAGTTTGAATCGGAGATTATGGGCCTGGCTTCTAGGGCCAGAGCCTGCAAATGAGCGGTTGTCATTCGAAGGTCGCAATTCAATATCAGATAACCCTAAGCAAGTCCCTGATAGCCGCGAGATCACCCAGTCCGAATACTTCAATCGATTTGGACTGCAGTCTCTGGTCAAAGGCCTTTTGGGGATGATTGAAAAAGACCTGCGTTCACCATCTGAACGGTCAAGGCCTTTCCGAATGTCACTCTCGTTGATGGACCGTTGGGAAGTGGGTGGATACATTGTTCCCACAGTTTTCCTTCCTATCATGAAGAATGTGCAGGCTTTCGAAACAACAGCGCCCAAAGGACACTTTGACGAAGTCTTCCGCAGTGCTAGCGCGTTCTTTGATGGGGTCGAAAGTGGCGCCATCTTCTCTGAACTCCTTGAGCTTGTCGATTGGAAAGCGGGCGATCTGGAGAACCAGCAAGATAAGGCCTTGGCCAACCTGAAGCTCGCAAACTTCATATTGGAAAACTTCAATGTGCGGGAAGAAGACATGGTCCTTGTCCACGTTCCTCTGCTGGCACTCTCTGTCCTGGTAAAGATGAACCAGTTGTCAGCATTGCCTGGAAATCGCCCCATGACTCGTAGTCAACGACAATCTACATCGAGCTTACTGATCAGGACAATCAACAACCTGGTAGGGCTACTTATAGAACGGGCTTTTCTGAACAAATCATCCCACGAGAGGAGGGTCTCAAATGCAAAACAAACTTCCGGTGCTGGACACGAGGATATATTGAATCGGATACACGCATTCTACGACAAGAGCAAAAATAGTCTGGATCTTCCGCAGCTGCCTTTCCTCCCCAAGCAAATGAGTGAACTCATCGTTCGAGAAGCCCATGAGTTAGCCATATCCTCTCTGGAGAGCCATGAAAACATTTTCCCAATCCAGGAAAGAGTGAATCTTCTTATAGCTCTCTTGAAAAAGGTCCCCAAGTCGCGTGTCCTTCGCGACAGGCGGTTCTATCTGGCAGTTTGCAACAGGATGCAGATGAACCAGGATGGAGCAACTCCAGCGTCCTTCTCCATTGTTTCTTCGGTCACATCGGCATTGACAAGTTTATATTTCATCCACTCACCTGGATATTATGTCAGCTACGAGGATATCTCAGATTTGATTCCGATTCTCGTCACGCAGCTTTGGCGTTTCCTGTCGCCATCGAGTCCCAAGTTCCACGTCGAAGCAGTTCGCTGTCTTTGGCACCTCCATTCAGTCTCATGGCAGGATCATCTAGTCGAGGCGTCGATAACATCGCTGATGATTGGTTCATTACAGTCGCTGTCCTACCACGTATCGTCAGAAGAGCAGGCTGGACGATATTTTGTACTCTGGAACCATAGTCACCATGGCACGTACGAACTCCCTCCGAAGCAGGTCAATGATGTGGGGAAGTCTTCTTTCTCCTATCATTCGTCAATACTGGAGCGGCCTCTCTTCATCATTTTAGATTTGCTTTCCCAGGGTGCAAGTGAAGCTTCCCAGGCGGTTCAGATGTGGCTTCACGATCTGCCATCTATACACAA GGTCTTCCGTATAGTTATCTCAAAACTCGATGCACTCTTCTTGCGGGCAGCGCACAACGCGATTGAAGGACAGAATCTCGCCGTCTCCGCGGATGACTACAAGGAGTGCAATTATCTCATCCAAACCATCTCAGAGATCATATCTGCCCTTTCTCCCAATGCATGGATGactcttcttcatcacaCGCTAGATGACAAGAACAACAACGCGTCATCAGAGGAATATACCGAAGGCAAGAATGTCCATTCGACAATTTTCAATGCTACCCTTAAGGTCGTTGGGGGACAAAGACCATCGGGTTCACAGCCGAATGCTGAGGAAGTACGACTACAACAAACCTCCCTTTCCGTCATGCGCCAGCTTCTTTTGGGTCCTGGTGCTGAAAATTTGGCCGACTCGGGTGTTGACACTTTCCTTGTTGAACAACTTGTCCTTGTGCTGGAAAGAGGGGGCAGTGTCGTGGTTCAAGGAGCGATTATTGATGCTTTGCTTGCGGCATTGAAGGTTCGATTTGCTCAGGCATACCTACCACTACCCCCTCCGAGGCCAAAGCATCAGAGAACAAACTCACGAGATCGCCTAACGAGTCCTTCGCTATTGTCGTTTACCAGTGACAAGGCGGATAAAGGACACTCGGCTCCGGCTTTGCCCCAGCCTCCTGAACAGCTTATGGAGTGTCTTCTGAAAGGAATCAGCTCTCCAAATTCTCGGGAGATTTTGGATAAGTGGATATTGCTTCTTTGCGAAGTGCTCGTTCCGCTCTACTCCAGCTCTATGTTCCATATTCTCATGAAGTTGGTAGAGTGTTTCTGCAAGGAGATCAAGTCTTCCTACGAGAACTTGCAAGTTGCCTTCAAGCAAACCGAGAATTGGCCGGAAGATCGGGCTGAGCATGTGACGATCGCACTGTTGACTGGTCTTGAAACGTGTATCGGAGCAGCTCATGATCGGTTACTTGTAGAAGAGTCCCATCCTCCAATAACTAAGAGCCCAGACGCATCCCAAGGATTCTTCGGAAACATGGTCTCTGGAGTGTTTACATCAGATGCAAGCCAGACACGTACAAGCGCCGCGAATAACAGACTTACTGTACTCTTGTGCTTCCAGGATGCCGTTCGCTTGTGTTTCTCCATCTGGTCTTGGGGCGCGAGCGAACGAAACGGTCCACCTCACGACTCCGAGTCCATGGCGTCCTTTCAGTACACGTCCTTGCGGATGAGAAACCGGTCGCGGCGAATTCTTGAGCATCTCTTCACAGCAGAAGCACTTGAATGCCTGGAAACGCTTGTGGAAATGTGGACCAAATCCGACGCCGGCAATTCATCGCTTATCTTTGATTTGCTTCACACGCTGGACGGTTCCCGACCAAAGATAGCCATTCCTGCCATCTTCAATGCGATATATACGCGAACGAATCCAAATGCATTGGACCCGAGCCGTAAATCTGCATTGGCGTCTAATATCACCGAAAATGACCTCGCGGCATTCATGGTCACTTATGCCAGGTCGCTCGATGACGATGTATTGGACGAGATTTGGGCGGATTGCACTACCTTTTTGCGGGATGTACTCAGCAATCCATTCCCTCACAGGCAGATTCTCCCGCGCTTGGTTGAGTTCGCGGCTATTCTTGGGACCAAACTGGAGAACACGAACTTTGGCGACAACCGGAGGATGAGAAAGGAACTCGGG GATGTATTGCTACGCCTTCTTACAGCAGTATTCACGAGCAAGCCATTCTCGTCTGATTCGGGTCATACCAGAAAGATATCGCGGGATTACGATGGCATTTCAGCCACGAATGTCGGACCGGATGACATGCTGAGTATCCTTGCCATTTCAATGCCTGCGTTTACAACGACCTTGGGCGACCCAGACCGGATCAGCACGGCTACGACAGGCATATCCAGCAATGTCATCGGGCCAATCTTGCGTTCACGGTTGTTTCCCAATAACGTGAATCGCAGTGTATTGATcttgctccaacacatcgcCAAGGTTCCAGCCGCAGCCAAGTCATGGAAAAAGGACATAGCGGATGCCTTTAACGACCATCGATTTTTCAGTTCCCAGGTAGACTTGGTCAAAGATGGCTGGATGAATCTCCTGCGGCAGTGGGTGATCGCGGACAAGGATCGAATTTCTGAACTGCTGgctcgtcttcctccgccTAGTACTGCGGGCCTCATGTTTGGTGTGGGAGCATCGGCTGCTCGACTGGAAGCTGATCGAAAAGCCCAGCTGAACCTCCGCAGGACCGCTTTGCTCATTTTGTGCGCTAATGATGATTATTTCGCTGGTGAGCTACCTGGGCTTCTTCACAAGCTAGAGGACCTTCTCGCTGCCACTAGCTCGTCGTCACCTTCTTCTGCGACAAGGGCAGAGATCTTCATGGTACTCCGTGCGTTGGCGCTTAAGACATCAACTACGACGTTGATTCCATTCTGGCCGTTGATCAACACTGAACTTCAAGAGGCCCTTTCTGCAGTGCCGGCGGGACAGAACCAAGAGCTTTACAATCCCTACTCGATGCTACAGGCCTGCAAGCTCCTGGACACAATGTTAGTCCTCGCCCCCGACGATTTCCAACTTTTGGAATGGCTCTTCGTAACCGACACAATCGACGCGGTCTATCCTCCGGAACGCTGGGAACCCATCGCTCTCGCCGACGAGGTTTCCCAGAGTCTGAGTGCTCAAAGCGCATCATCCCCAACCTCGCCCGTGGACGCTACTGAGTTCAACAATGGAACGCGACAACCCTGGCTGACATCGGACTGGATCCGGGAGACAGCAAAGGATGAGATTGTAGAACGTGTGCTGCGACCTTTCTTTGACCGGCTAAGCATTCATGCGTTTGAAAGTACTTATGGCATGAGCAGTCCAGATCTGGATGTTTGTCGCGACGATCTGCTGGCGGATTTGTTTAACGAGAGTACCATGGCGAATTAA
- the MON1 gene encoding guanine nucleotide exchange factor MON1 (BUSCO:EOG092624JL;~COG:U;~EggNog:ENOG410PJZ8;~InterPro:IPR043971,IPR043970,IPR043972,IPR004353;~PFAM:PF19036,PF19038,PF19037;~go_process: GO:0006623 - protein targeting to vacuole [Evidence IEA];~go_process: GO:0016192 - vesicle-mediated transport [Evidence IEA]), which translates to MDRHVQRQALSGDDGNDPKKNPTGSHPSIVSVKSKSRDPSVSSEEQRPPLPPRPNTLNLLDERQTAQSNLQAKATTAVSLTDIESQQIPDTARENVPNRGLPETLRARTSLSQIGSSKASETGDSMSIRSSIPNTDMGEVENVFNDFIATEPGAVHQDSTGLLLFPEFRADDVEDDFVSEFESVGEVDEHRENEDLILEKWKAKKKHYLILSAAGKPIWTRHGDGGLISTYIGVIQTIISFYEDAKDPLSSFTAGDTKFLILTKGPLYLVAISQLLESDNQLRLQLEALYMQILSTLTLPSLTHLFSVRPSTDLKRPLQGTDTLLSTLADSFTKGSPTTLLSALECLKIRKAHRQTINNALLKTKVNSLLYGLVVAGGRLVSVVRPKKHSLHPGDLQLLFNMIFEAEGVKAGGGESWIPVCLPGFNSTGYLYMYVSFLDLRDETSNAPDEDTTKEESVAIILISTNKESFFELQEMRNALVEQLEKTKSIKIIKAAVDKGRPNITDIIPGTVLHHFLYKSKANVQFTMSSFDPDFSTISRRRRLMSTYNNLHASIHAKHTQVKVHHCVSQSATSFAWVTPMFELYCVAGPNANRNALAQSASKIVQWVQKEEDRLFIIGGAIF; encoded by the exons ATGGACCGGCATGTTCAAAGACAGGCATTATCGGGTGACGATGGTAATGACCCGAAGAAAAATCCGACCGGGTCTCATCCAAGTATAGTTTCTGTCAAATCCAAAAGCCGAGACCCCAGCGTGAGCTCTGAGGAGCAACGACCACCCCTACCACCGCGGCCAAATACATTAAACCTGCTAGACGAAAGACAAACGGCACAATCTAATCTACAGGCCAAGGCGACAACGGCAGTGTCTCTGACCGACATTGAATCACAGCAAATTCCTGACACTGCAAGAGAAAATGTCCCCAACCGCGGCCTGCCGGAGACATTGAGGGCCAGGACGAGTCTCAGCCAGATTGGAAGCTCCAAAGCAAGCGAGACCGGTGACTCCATGAGTATCAGGAGCTCTATCCCGAATACAGATATGGGTGAAGTGGAAAATGTTTTCAATGATTTCATCGCAACGGAGCCTGGGGCAGTACACCAGGACAGCACCGGTCTGCTCCTATTCCCGGAGTTCCGGGCTGATGATGTGGAGGACGATTTCGTGAGTGAGTTTGAGTCGGTTGGGGAAGTGGATGAACATAGAGAAAATGAAG ATTTAATCCTTGAGAAATggaaggcaaagaagaaacACTACCTAATTCTCTCTGCTGCCGGAAAACCTATCTGGACTAGGCATGGTGATGGGGGTTTGATATCCACTTACATTGGCGTCATCCAAACGATCATCTCATTCTACGAAGATGCAAAAGATCCTCTGAGTAGTTTCACGGCCGGTGACACGAAATTCCTGATTCTCACCAAGGGACCGTTGTATCTTGTCGCAATTAGCCAGCTCTTGGAAAGTGATAATCAACTCAGACTCCAGCTCGAGGCACTATACATGCAAATCCTATCGACGCTGACTCTTCCTTCCCTGACCCATCTATTCTCCGTCCGTCCATCTACCGACCTGAAACGACCTTTACAAGGAACCGATACTCTTCTATCAACATTAGCCGACAGCTTTACCAAAGGCTCGCCTACTACCCTTCTATCAGCACTGGAATGTCTAAAGATCCGCAAGGCACATAGGCAAACCATCAACAATGCACTTCTAAAGACTAAGGTCAATAGTCTTCTCTACGGCTTGGTCGTGGCAGGTGGTCGACTTGTCAGTGTTGTGCGTCCTAAGAAGCATTCATTACACCCTGGCGACCTACAACTTCTGTTCAATATGATCTTCGAAGCAGAAGGCGTCAAGGCTGGAGGAGGTGAAAGCTGGATTCCTGTCTGTTTGCCCGGGTTCAACAGTACTGGGTATCTGTACATGTATGTCAGTTTCCTCGACCTTCGTGATGAGACCAGCAACGCTCCGGATGAGGATACGACGAAGGAAGAATCTGTTGCCATTATTTTGATCAGCACAAATAAGGAGAGTTTTTTTGAGTTGCAGGAGATGCGGAATGCTCTTGTCGAG CAACTCgagaaaacaaaaagcaTCAAGATAATCAAGGCCGCAGTTGACAAAGGCCGCCCAAATATCACCGACATCATTCCCGGAACCGTCCTCCACCACTTCCTCTATAAATCCAAAGCAAacgtccaattcaccatgtCCTCCTTTGATCCCGATTTCTCCACGATCTCACGACGTCGAAG GCTAATGTCCACATACAACAACCTCCACGCGAGCATCCATGCTAAGCATACACAAGTCAAAGTTCACCACTGCGTTTCTCAGTCAGCGACCTCGTTCGCGTGGGTGACGCCAATGTTTGAGCTGTACTGCGTCGCAGGTCCGAATGCGAATAGAAATGCACTTGCGCAGAGCGCGAGCAAGATTGTTCAATGGGTAcagaaagaagaggataGGCTGTTCATTATAGGGGGTGCG ATATTCTAG